The DNA region TCAATCAACGGCAAGTGGGGACGTGGAACGCTGCGTACAGGATCAGTACCGGTTACTCCGGATTGGGGCATGCGGCGTGAGCAGATGAGCCAGAGTTACACGACGCGCCTCGATCAGTTGTGGGTCGTAAAAGCTAAGTGACCAAGTCAACAAGGTTGCTCCGTAGATACGGTATGCCATACGCTCGTTGACGTAGACACGAAAAGGAAACTCACATGACTTATACGCAAATTACGCCTACTCACGATTGGTTTTTTCGGCACGACGGCGTTAGACCGAACGATCCTCCGATTCTCTATCAAGTGGCAGCTTGGGCTCTAAAATCTCCTGATGCAAAAGGCCAAACCGCAGTTGTGGGGCTGATAGCTGCGATTTTTCCTGGGGAAGGTGGTCGAAAGCTACATGAGCCTCCACCGGTCGAAGGCTATTACATACACCGTGAACAACTGACTGAGGTTGAACTCGAGTGTTTGAAAAAGCGCTAGGCTTCGCCATGTGATCAAAAGGCCCCCTCGCTTGCACAGAGCGAAGGGGGCTTTTTTTATGCCCGCTGGAAAAGTGAACCTAATGTTGTGCATTACCAGGCTAAGACCTGCTGTTTTATTAATTACCAAATATTAATTAATAACTACCTTGCATTTAGGCCCATATGGGCCTAATATGACCTTGTTGGTGGCACGCAGAGAGCCACTCGAACCTGAGGGGGCTAGTCGTTGCCACCTACGAGGAACGAGATGAGACTTTCAGATGTAGCGACTATCCGGACGAATTTTCCAGAGGCTCATTTTTGGATAATTCGCCGGGGTTCAGCAGAACGATGCGGCGCACCAGGGCGAGTGTTCAATCCTGAACACATAGGTGTCCTGGTGAACCGAACAGACATCGTTTTACCTGACTACCTTTTCTACGCGTTGATGCATGTGCATCAGCAAGGCTACTGGGAAAGGTTGGCAACAGGGACGCTGAACCTGGTCAACATCCGTGTTTCAGACGTTCAGCGTATCGAACTGTCACCACGGTGAAGAAGGGGCCGCAAGGCCCCAGTCTTTACGTTCCTCAGTGTGTTTTATTAATTGGCAATTAATAATTATGATTTATGAATTAATGGGATGACAATGAAGATTGAGCTACCTGGTATCCCTGAACAGCAGAGATTGATTTTCGAGATGGCTACTCGCGAGGCGATAAAGCAGCTCGAAGCAAACCTGCACGCACCTAGCATTCCTGGTCCGAAGGATCTGGACGAGGCTTTGTTTCCGCGTACTCACCTGTTGCGTAAGCATGAAGGATGGGAAGCACCTCACGCAGAAATAGTCAGGTCCTATTTCCGGCACTTCCAGGACCATTTCGACGCGTATGCGACGGATAAAAAGCTGGCGGGATTACTTCGCATCGCATCAGACAGACGGATTAGGAAGTTCAAGGAGGGGAGCCAAGACGTGCCTTACGAGATCTGGCGAAATTTTCTAATCCTTACAGGTCGAGTGCCACAGGATATCGTGCCGATTCTGGCATTCATGGGCTAATAGAAGGAGAAGGTAGTTAAAGAAGGTGCTGGGGATGGGTGCAACCACCCCCAGCGTGAACACAATCAACCTGGTGGAAAATCATGCTCAACATGAAATGTATCACAGCTCGTCCTTTGCTGTTACGTGACCTTGCAGACCCTAAATATCGCTATTGGATAAAACAGTTTGCCGGTGAGGTTGCAGCACCCTGCGTCGCCGAGTCGCTCATGTCGTTCCTTAGTAAGCATTCCCTAATCACCTGAAAGCTGTTTTTGGCTGCAGCGAATGGCCTCTGCGTGTCCGCTCGGATACGCAGGGTGCTGTGCCGTCCAATCGTGGGCTAAGGGAATGGCATATGACCTCTTATGCGCTTACTGGAGCGGTCATCGATGACGAAGGTGTTACTACGATCATCAACGAATTCACCACCAGTGCAGCACGTGCAGCTGAGTGGATCCGCTTCTACACAGGCAACAGTTTTACCGGCACGTTGATCCTTATAACGACAGACATCGACGGTATCAAAGCCAAGCGACGGGTCGTTTTAGATCGTTGAGAAGGGGTATGGACCGATCTGCACTGGATCGGGCTTGACTAGAAGCCCAGCAAAGCTGATTATTAATTGTTATTTGCTAATTATTAATTGCGAATTAATTTAGGAGGCCCCCATGGGCACAATCGTGGTCGTTGGCGGGAACAAAGGCGGCGTAGGCAAAACTACCACTGCCGTAAACGTATCAACTGGGTTGGCAATGGAAGGCTACGATGTCTGCCTGGTAGATGCGGATGCGCAACGCAGCGCCTCGAAATGGTACGCAGAGCGTGAGGCAGCACAACTGGAACCGAAGATCACCCTGATTGAAAAACGCGACAACATCACGATTACGCTGCGAACACTGAGCGAGAAATTTGATTATGTGATTGTCGACGTCGCTGGTAGAAACTCGCGTGAATTGATCACCGGAGCAGTAGTGGCCGACATCATCATTGCTCCAAACCAATGCAGCCAGCTCGATCTGGACACCCTTGGGGAGCTGCAAGAGCAAGTCTTGCGCTGCAGAGATCTAAACCCAAACCTGCAGGCATATGCCTATCAATCTATGGCTTCCCCAAACCCTGCAGTTCGTATCACTGAGAGGCGCGAATTCCTGGAATTTCTTTCCGAATATCCTGAGATCAAGCCTTTGGATTCAGTCGGCTTCTATCGGAAAGCATACAAAGACTCCATTCCTTCGGGCATGTCAGTTTTAGAAGGGAAAAACCGTGAAGCAGCCAACGAGATAAAGAGTCTGTTGAAAGAGGTGTTCCATGGCAGTTAAAAAGGCGAGTGAGACTGCAAATAGGAGGGGGCAGATCAGCGAGGAAGCATCTGAACGTCTGGCCCGAGAGCTTGCTGACAAGCCTTATGACTCCACCCCGTTGGCAAAGGCACCGGATAAGCGGAAGCCAGTTCCCGTATCGATCAGCTTGCCCCCAGGCATACTGGAAAAAATTGAGGACGATGTGCGTGAAAACAAGCGCTCCGGGAAAGCACACAGGACGGTCAGCGCTATTGTCAGGCATGCGTTGGAAGCTCAAGGGTACAAGCTGGATTAACCGAAATTTAGCAATTAATAATTGTTAAATATGAATTGCTAAAGATTGCTCGCGCAAGGCCAACCGAGGCGAAAGCCGAGAGGTTTCCGGGTCTAATACGAAGAGGGTGCCAAGGGCGCCCTTTTTTGCCTTTGCGCATGGTCGCAGTAGGGTGTAACCAGTCGATTAAATGGAACGGCAGGGCAGGGCGGCGTCTCTCAGTAGGACATCTACATGTTCCAGTGAGGCTCTATGTGCAGCCATTACGAAGCACCGTCACCGCATCTGGTCGCCGAGGCATTCGGAGTAGCACCGTTCGAGCAAGGCAGACTTGATTTGTGGCCTGGTTACATAGGCCCATTCCTGCGTAGCCCTGACGGACGTGCCGAAGACGAAGAATCTCCTGCTGCTATGGAGGTGCTGACTGGCTCCTTTGGGCTGATCCCGTCTTGGAGCAAGGACAGTAAAATTGGCAGGCGCACGTAC from Pseudomonas syringae CC1557 includes:
- a CDS encoding AAA family ATPase, whose product is MGTIVVVGGNKGGVGKTTTAVNVSTGLAMEGYDVCLVDADAQRSASKWYAEREAAQLEPKITLIEKRDNITITLRTLSEKFDYVIVDVAGRNSRELITGAVVADIIIAPNQCSQLDLDTLGELQEQVLRCRDLNPNLQAYAYQSMASPNPAVRITERREFLEFLSEYPEIKPLDSVGFYRKAYKDSIPSGMSVLEGKNREAANEIKSLLKEVFHGS